ATGACATCGAACACATCGCGTGGCAGCGCCAGGGTGTGGATATCGGCGGCGACGAAACTGAGGCGTTGCTCGTGGCCGAATACGCGTGCGGCCTGGGCAAGTTCGGTGCGGTTGACGTCGATGCCGCAGACATCGCGTTGCAGCGCCTGTGCCAGCAGGTGCGACAGCCAGCCGTTGCCGCAGCCCAGTTCCAGAATGGCGCCCTCGCCCGCCCGCGTGTGCAGGTGTTGCACCAGCAACGCGCTGGACAGCGCGCGCACCTGCCATTCGAGGCTGGCGCCCAACGCGCCGCCAGGATGCGGCAGGCTGCGGACCTGGGTATCGGTATACATCCGGCCTTCCTGCCGCCGCACCTGCAGGTAGCGGTCCTCGAACGGATCGGCGGCCAGGCTGCGCTGCACGAACACCCCGTCGACGGTCTCCAGTTCGGACAATTGCGCCAGGCGCTCGCGTAACACAGCAAATCCAACCGTCATCGGCCGCGCTCAGCGAAGCGGCTTGGCGCTGTCCGCCGGTGGATCTTCCAGCCCGACATTGGTGGACGCGGCGTCGTACACCGTCTTGTCCAGCAGGCCGGTTTCCTTGGCCACCAGCACCGGCACCAGCATCTGCCCGGTCACATTGGTCATGGTGCGCATCATGTCGAGCACGCGATCGATGGCATACAGATAGCCAATCACTTCCAGCGGCAAATTGGCCGCGCTCAGCACCACCGTGGCCATGATCACCGCCGTGCCCGGCACGCCGGCGGTGCCGAAGCTGCCCAGCACCGAGGCGATCAGCACCACGAAATACTGGTTGGCGGTCAACGGTACGCCGGTGTACTGGGCGATGAACACCGCGCACAGCGCCGGGAAGATCGCACCGCAGCCATCCATCTTGATGCTGGCGCCCAGCGGCACCGCAAAGGCCGCGTAGTCTTTGCTCACGCCCAGGTTATGCGTGATCGAACGCATCGCCACCGGCATCGCGGCAAAGCTCGACGAACTGACGAACGCCACCTGCATGCCGGGTGCGGCGCCGCGGAAGAACTTCCACGGGTTCAGCCCATGCACCAGCAACAGGCTGCTGTAGACCACCACGATGTGGATGGCGCAGGCCAGATACAGCGCCAGCACGAAACTGCCGAACGGCAGCAGTTTCTGGAAGCCGTAGCTGCCGACCAGGCCGGCGATCAGGCCGAAGGTGCCGAGCGGGGTCATCTCCAGCACGAAGCGCGTGACCTGGATCATGATCTCGCTCATCTGCGCGGTGAGCTTGCGTGCCTCGGCCACGCGCTCGCCGAGCTTGACCATCGCAAAGCCGAGCAAGGCGGCAAAGAAGATCACCGGCAGGATCGAGCCGCGCCCGGCCGCCAGCACGGTTTCACCGGCGGCGTTGGTCTTGGTGCCGATGCCGGTCAGCGCATAGAACGGATTGGACGGCACCACGTCCAGCAGCACCTTGATCGGGCTGGGCACATCGCGCGGTTTCCAGCCGGAGTCCACGCTCAGATTGAAGTGGCCGGCGCCCGGCTGCAGCAGCGTGCCCACCGCCAGCCCCACCCCAACGGCCAAGGCCGCGGTGATCACGAACCACACGAAGGTACGCCCGCCCAGCGCAGCCACCGACTTCTGCCCATGCAACGAGGAGATCGCATTGATCACCGCGAAGAACACCAGCGGCACGGCGATCATCTTGATCAGGGTGACGTACAGATCGCCCAGCGGACCGAACCACACCTCGGCCGCCGGCCCCATGGCCCAGCCAGCCAGTGCGCCCAGGACGAAGCCGGCCACCACGCGCTGCCAGAACGGAATGCGCAACCAGGCCGCAACCAGTCTCATGTCGTCGAATCATCCGGGGGAGAGTGCATGCACCTTAGCGCAGGGGCGCGCAACCGGCGAGGCCACGACTGGAACAGCGGCGTGTCATCTGTGCGACGGGCGCCGGCCGGCATAATGGGCACTGATTCAGCCACGAGTTCGAACCCGATGCGTTATCGCCTGCCTGCCCTCGCCGCCCTGACCACGCTGTGCGTGGCCGCCTGCGCCTCCACCTCCGGCACCACCGCCCCTGCACCTGCTGCGGTCAAGGTGGACGTGCCGCCAGTGGCGCATCCGGCCGGCGAGACCCCGCAGTGGTGGTACCGCTCCGGCGCGGCGCGTGCGGCCGGCAATGGCGCCATGGCCGGAAAGGCGCGCAACGTGATCCTGTTCCTGGGCGATGGCATGAGCCTGACCACCGTGGCCGCTGCGCGCATCCTGGATGGCCAGCGCAAGGGCGGCCCGGGCGAAGAAAACCTGCTGTCGTGGGAACAGTTCCCCGCCACCGCCTTCAGCAAGACCTACAACACCGATTCGCAGACCCCCGATTCGGCCGGCACCATGACCTCCATCACCACTGGCGTGAAGTCGCACATGGGCGCGATCGGCGTCGGCAGCGGCAGCCGCAGCGATTGTGCCGACAGCCTGGGCAAGGGCCTGCTGAGCTGGCTGCAGCTGGCCGACAGCGCCGGCATGGCGACCGGTATCGTCACCACCACCCGCATCACCCACGCCACCCCGGCGGCCACCTACGCCCATTCGCCGGAGCGCAACTGGGAAAACGACACCGACCTGCCCGAGGCCGCGCGCGCTGCCGGCTGTCAGGACATCGCCCAGCAGTTGCTGTCCACCGCCCGCTATGGCCGCGGCCCGCAGGTGGTGCTCGGCGGTGGCCGTAGCCAGTTCCAGACCGTGCAGGAGCGCGACCCCGAGTACGACGACAAGGTCGGGCTGCGCCTGGACGGGCGCGATCTGGTCGCCGAATGGAAGCAGGCGCACCCGCAGGGCGCCTATGTATGGAACCAGCAGCAGCTGCAGGCCGCAGCCGGTGCACCGGCATTGCTGGGGTTGTTCGAGCCCGATCACATGCAGTTCGACCATGATCGCAACCGCAGCCCGCAGGGCGAGCCCAGCCTGACCGAGATGACCCGCACCGCCATCCAGTCGCTGTCGCGCGACCCCAACGGCTTCGTGCTGATGGTCGAAGGCGGCCGCATCGACCACGCCAACCATGCCGGCAATGCGTATCGCGCACTGGACGAAACGGTGTCGCTGTCCGATGCGGTACGCACTGCCGTGCAGACCGCACCACCGGACACGCTGATCATCGTCACCGCCGACCATTCGCACACGCTCAACTTCGTCGGTTACCCGGTGCGCGGCAATCCGATCCTGGGCAAGGTGCGCGGCACCGGCGGCGAGGAAGGCGACCGCACCCAGCTGGCCACCGACATGGCCGGCCAGCCCTACACCACGCTCAGCTACGCCAACGGCCCGGGCTACACCGGCGCCAGCAACGCCCAGCCGGCCGGCAGCAAGAAATTTCCGCATGAGCCCAGCAGCAGCGAGCCGGCCGCAGGCCGCCCGGACCTGACCCACGTCGATACCGAAGCGCCCGGCTACATGCAGGAAGCGCTGGTGCCGACCAAGTCCGAAACCCACGGCGGCGAAGATGTCGGCATCTGGGCCACCGGCCCGGGCAGCGCGGCGTTCCGCGGCACGCTGGAAGAAAACGTCATCTACCACGTGATCGTGCAGGCCACCCCGCGGCTGCGCGAGCGCCTGTGCAAGGCCGGCACCTGCGATGCCGCCGGCGTGCCGGTGCAACTGCCCGAGCCGGCCGCGTTCGAGGCGGCGGACAGGCGCTGAGATGCAGGCTGGGGGGCCACGGCGGTGGACTGAAAGGCACGATGGGCGCGGCGATGCAGGGCTGCGGGCAGTTGCCGGCGCGCCGCCGGCGCACGCCTTGGCACCGCGGATGCGCACCGCCCGCCAGCGCGCAGAATGCATTCGCTCGTCTGATAGCAGCGCATTGACTGCACCATTGGATCATCGCGGATCGTGAGACCTTGATGACTGCCGCGCCCTTGCTGCCTGCCACACCACCGGGCCCGGTGCTGGTCGCCTACAGCGGCGGCATGGACTCGACGGTGCTGCTGCATGCCCTGGCTGCCGCGCAGGCCTATCGCGACCATGGCCTGCGCGCGGTGCATGTGCACCATGGCCTGCATGCCGATGCCGACGCCTGGGCGGCGCACTGCCGGCAGACCTGCGAGGCATTGGGCGTCCCGCTGCGGACCGTGCATGTCCAGGTCGCACGCGACAGCGGCCTGGGGCTGGAAGCGGCTGCCCGCCAGGCGCGCCACGCCGCCTTCGCCGACGTGCTCGCCAGCGGCCAATGGCTGGCACTGGCGCATCATCGCGACGATCAGGCCGAAACGTTCCTGCTGCGCGCCCTGCGTGCCTCCGGCCCGGATGGGCTGGCGGCCATGCGCGTGCAGCGGCCATTCGCCGCCGGTACCTTGTGGCGCCCGTTGCTGGCGCACGCACGCGACCAGTTGCAGACCTACGCATACGCGCATCGCCTGCAGTGGATCGACGATCCCAGCAACGCCGATCCGCGTTACGACCGCAATTTCCTGCGCACCCACATCCTGCCGTTGCTGCAGCACCGGTGGCCGCAGGCCAGCGAGGCCCTGGCACGCAGCGCGCAGCTGAGCGCCGACGCCGGCGACCTGCTGCTGCACCATGATCTGGCGCTGCTGCCCGCCCTGCTCACCCGACGTGGCGCGCTGGATCTGCAGTTGCTCGCAGCGCAGCCCAGCGCACGACAGCCGCGCCTGCTGCGCGCCTGGGTCAACGCAGCGCATGCGCCACCGCTCCCCGCGCAGGGTGTGGCAGCGTTGCTGCGGGAGATCGACATGCCCGCGTCCGACCGGCAGGCCTGCTTCGCCTGGCAGCAGGTGCAGGTGCGACGCTGGCGCCAGTGCCTGTACCTGCTCCGCACCACGGCAGCCTGGCCGGCGGCGTGGTCCGCGCACTGGGACGGCGCCCGGCCCTTGCAGCTGCCCGATGGTGCAACGCTGGCCCTGCACGCGCCGCAGCAGCTGCACTTCGCCCACCCGTTGCTCGTGCGTGCACGTCACGGCGGCGAGCGCATCGTGCTGCCGCAGCGCAGCCACTCGCATCGGCTCAAGCACCTACTGCAGGCCTCGGACCTGCCGCCGTGGGAGCGCGACCGCCTGCCCATCCTGTGGGACGGCGCACAAGTGCTGGCCGCCGGCGATCGCATCGTCTCGGCCCCCCTGCACGCCTGGCTGCAGGCCAATCACGCCAGCCTGCACTGGCAGGCAAGCAGCCCGGCGAATTGACCGCCCTGGCTGCGCCCCGCACACTTCCACGATGGCCAAGAAGTCCTTGAACGAAACATCCCCGGTTGCCCGCTTTGAACAGTCGCTGGAAGAACTCGAGCAACTGGTGCAGAAAATGGAGGTCGGCGACCTGAGCCTGGAGCAGTCGCTCAGCGCCTACGAACGCGGCATCGGCTTGTATCGCGATTGCCAGCAGGCGCTTGAACACGCCGAACTGCGCGTGCGCATGCTGACCGACCCCGCGCGTCCCGAGCTCGCCGAACCCTTCGAACCGCCCGCACAGGACGGCGGCTGAGGTGAGTTCCAGCGTGTTCGACCACTGGATCGCTCGCACCGAGCGCAGTTTGGACGCCTGCCTGCCCATCGCAACGCGACCGCCGCAGCGTTTGCACGCGGCGATGCGGCACGCGGTGCTGGGCGGTGGCAAGCGTATGCGGCCGCTGTTGGTGTACGCCAGCGGCGCACTGTTCGGCGCTGCGGAAGACCTGCTGGATACGCCCGCCGTGGCGGTGGAGCTGATCCACGCCTATTCGCTGGTGCACGACGACCTGCCGGCCATGGACGACGATGCCTTGCGCCGCGGCCAGCCCACCGTGCACATCGCCTTCGACGAAGCCACCGCGATCCTGGCCGGCGACGCCCTGCAGGCCCGTGCGTTCGAACTGCTGGCCATGGCACCGGTGGATGCCGCGCTGCGGGTCGGCTGGTTGCAGAGCCTGGCCACCGCCGCGGGCGCCGCCGGCATGTGCGGCGGCCAGGCGCTGGATATCGACGCCACCGGTCAAGTGCAATCGCTGCACGCACTGCAGCGCATGCATGCGCTCAAGACCGGCGCACTGATCCGCGCGGCCGTGCGCATGGGCGCCCTCGGCGGTGCAGCTGCGCCGGCCGACCAGCAGCGCCTGGACGACTTTGCCGAGGCGCTGGGGCTGGCGTTCCAGGTCCGCGACGACATCCTGGATGTGGAATCGAGCTCGGCGCAGTTGGGCAAGACCGCCGGCAAGGACGCCGCGCAATCCAAATCCACCTACCCTGCCTTGCTCGGGATGGATGGCGCCAAATCGAAACTGGCCGAACTGGCCACCCGCATGCACGACATCCTGCAGCCCTACGGCCAGCCCGGCGAAACCTTGGCAACGCTGGGCCGGTTTGCAGTAGACCGCGTGCACTGAGCGCGCGGACACGCTGCCGCCTGCGCGGCGTGCCTTGGTGAGCGAGGGCGAGCCAAACGCTGCCAACCTTCCGCCCTGCCACCTGCACCATCTCCACTGCACAGGACCCGCTTCGCGCACTCCGTGCGCCAGCGCACGGTTGGGGATTCAGGCGTCGTTCCGGGACCGGAGAGGCCGGTCACAAAACGCAACTTTCTTCATCGCGATTTGTGTCAACGACTGACACACGCGAAAGCAGCATTCATGACATTCATCACACTTTATTGCTGAATTATCGACATAGGTGATGGTTTAGCGGCCAGTCGGGATATCAAACAAGTAGAAATATCGCTAATTGCACGACTTGTCGCGCCCGCTCGCTCTGCCTAGGTTTGGATCGCCCGCATTCGCGGGCATCCCCCGACCAAGGAGAGTCACTGGTGAAGAATGTTTTTCTTGCATCGTTTGCAGCAGGCACGCTCGCCGTTGTTGGCGTACTCGGTTCGGCGCAGGCGCAGTCATTGCGCGGCCCGGTTCCGTTGACCATCGAACTGTCGCCAGTGGCCGACCAGGCCGGGCGGCATCAGGGCAAGATCGCCGTCACGGTCACCAACAACGGCAGCAAGATCGCCCGCGTGCCGACCTATCAATTGCCGCTGAAGTCGCTGGACAACGGCATCCTGGAGGTCAGCCGTGATGGCGCGCCGGTGAAGTACACCGGACGTCTGGTCAAGCGCGGCCTGCCCAAGGCCGCGGATTTCACCATTCTGCAGCCGGGCCAGAGCGTCAAGGGCGAGGTCGATCTGGCCGGCGCTTACGACCTGTCCACCAGCGGGAACTACACCATCCAGGTGCGCTCGGCGTTGCAATACGCCTCGCTCTCCGACGGCAGCCTGATGAAGGCCGCCAACGGTGAGCCGGCCGTGGCCACCAGCACCCCACTCACCGTCTGGCTGGACGGCGTCAACCGTGGCGTCCAGCGCCAGCTGGCGATCGGCCCGACCGCCGTGGTCAACGGCATCAACTACCTCAACTGCAGCACCACCCGCACCAACCAGGCCGCCAGTGCCGTCACTGCCGCGCGCAACTACTCGCAGAACGCGCGCAACTACCTCAACGCCGGCAGCACCGGCGCGCGCTACACCACCTGGTTCGGTGCGTACAACGCCTCGCGCTATAGCCGGGTCAGCTCGAACTTCGTCAACATCGACAACGCGCTGGATCAGAACAACGGCCAGCTGACGATCAACTGCAGCTGCGAGGCGGATCTGGCCGATGCCTTCGCCTACGTCTATCCGAACCAGCCGTACGAGATCCACGTGTGCAACGCGTTCTGGAGTGCGTCGACCACCGGCACCGACTCCAAGGCCGGCACCCTGGTGCATGAAACCAGCCACTTCACCGTGGTGGCCGGCACGCAGGACCGCGTCTATGGTCAGTCCGGCGCACGCAGCTTGGCCCAGAGCAATCCGGCCCAGGCGATCACCAATGCCGACAGCCACGAATACTTTGCCGAGAACACCCCGGCGCAGAACTAAGCGCGGCATCGTCTGAAACGACAAAGGCCCGGCAGCGATGCCGGGCCTTTGCTGTGCGTACCGTGCCGATTACTTGATCAGGCGCAGCGCGAACGGATAGCGGTAGTGTTCGCCATTGTTGGCCTTGACCGCGGCCAGGATGCAGAACACCAGGCTGCCGATCAAAACCAGGGTGGGCAGGAAGAACAGGATGCCGAACGACACCATGGCCAGGATCACCGCCACGATCATGGCGAGCGTCACCGTGATCTGGAAGTTCAATGCTTCCTTGGCCTGATCGGTGGCAAAAGGCTTGGAGGGGTTGGCGTCCTTGCTGATCAGCCAGATCACCAGCGCGCCGACGAAGTAGGTCACGATGCCCAGCAGATGTGCAGCCAACGCGAGGGTGCGCTCTTCCGACGGGGTGCTGGTGCCGATCGGCGGCGGCGGTGCGGCGTGCGTATCGAATTCGCTCATCTGTCTCCCCAAACATGATTGTGGTGCGGCGGACTATAACAACGATTCAGCCAGTCACCAGTGCGGGAAGACATGGTCTCGCACGTTCACCAGGTCCGGTCCGTGCAGTGCGTACCATCCGGCGCCGACATCCAACCCAACCACATGGCCAGCCAGGCGTCTGCATGCATCGAGCGCCACTGCGCCCGAGTGCGCTCAGCGCGCCGGCCTGCAGACGATCCGCACTCAGCTATCGCCCGCCACGGTCATGCGGTTGACCAGCACCGAGCCGATCTTGACGTGCGAGCGCGGGTCCACGTCGCTGCCTACCGCTTCGATGCCGGCAAACATCTCGCGCAGATTGCCGGCGATGGTCAGGCCATCGACCGGGTAGGCAATCGCGCCGTTCTCGATCCAGAAGCCGCCGGCGCCGCGCGAGTAATCGCCGGTCACCGGGTTGACGCCATTGCCCATCAGTTCGGTGACCAGCAGGCCGCTCGACATGCCGGCAATCATCGATGCCAGATCGCCGGCGTTGGCGCTGACCTGCAGGTTGTGCACGCCGCCGGCATTGGCGGTGGTCTGCAGCCCCAGCTTGCGCGCCGAATAACTGCCCAGCACGTAGCGCTGCAGCACGCCGTCGGTGATCAGGGCCGAGCGCCGCGTCGCCACGCCTTCGCCATCGAACGCGGCCGAGCGCAGGCCGCGGCGCAGGTGCGGCAGTTCCTCGATATTGAACCAGTCCGGGAACAGCTTGGTGCCGACGCTGTCGAGCAGGAAGCTGGCGCGGCGATACAGCGCGCCACCAGACACCGCCCCGAGCAGATGCCCGACCAGCGAGCGCGCCACTTCCGGGGCGAACAACACCGGCAACTGGCCGGTGGGCAGCGAACGCGGCGCCAGGCGTGCCACGGCACGCTCGGCGGCATGCCGGCCGATGGCATCCGGCGCCTCCAGGTCTTCGCGCGCCAACGCGCTGCTGTACCAGCCATCGCGCTGCATGCCATCGCCCTGCCCCGCGATCAGCGCACAGCTGATCGAATGATGGGTGCCGCGCTCGCGGCCCACGAAGCCATGCGAGTTGGCATACACCGACAGGCTGAGCCCGGTGCTGGCCGAGGCGCCGTCGGAGTTGCTGATGCGCGCATCGGCATCGCGCCCGGCGGTTTCGCAGGCCAAGGCCAGGTCCACCGCCGTATCGGCATCCAGCGCCCACGGGTGCCAGCTGTCGAGCTCGGGAAACGTGTGCGCCATCAGCTCCGGGTCGGCCAGGCCAGCTGCCGCGTCGTCTTCGGTATAGCGCGCGATCGCGCAGGCCTGCGCCACCGTGGCTTCCAGGCTCGCCTCCTGCAGATCGGCGGTGCTGGCGCTGCCCTTGCGCTTGCCGAAATACACCGTCACCGCAATACCGCGGTCGCGGGTGGATTCGACGGTTTCCACCTCGCCCAGCCGCACGTTCACATCCAGGCCGCGCTCTTCGCTGCAGCTCACTTCGGCCTGGGTGGCACCGGCGGCGCGGGCACGCTCGAGCAGGCGCTGGGAGATGTCGGTCAGCGCATCCAGGCGCTGCAGGCTGTCGTCGGTGACACGGGTTTCGGAGGAGAGTGCGTTCAATGCTTTATCCTTTGGATGCGGATCCGTCCGCAAGAACCCGGCCATCCTTGGCCGGACTGTCTGATTTGGATGCGGATCCGTCCGCAAGAACCCGGCCATCCTTGGCCGGACTGTCTGATTTGGATGCGGATCCGTCCGCGAGAATCCGGCCGCTCATGGCCGGAGATGTTTATCAACCAAGTTTCGGGATGTAGTGGCAATGCGCGGACGCGATGAAGAGACCGGTGAATTCCGCGGCGCCAGCCGCAGCCAGCAGCGGCGCGAAGCGCTGGAAATCTTTGCGCTGGGCGAAAAGCTGGTCGCGCTCACGCCGGCCCAGCTGGCCAAGCTGCCGGTGCCCGAATC
The window above is part of the Xanthomonas campestris pv. badrii genome. Proteins encoded here:
- a CDS encoding alkaline phosphatase, with the protein product MRYRLPALAALTTLCVAACASTSGTTAPAPAAVKVDVPPVAHPAGETPQWWYRSGAARAAGNGAMAGKARNVILFLGDGMSLTTVAAARILDGQRKGGPGEENLLSWEQFPATAFSKTYNTDSQTPDSAGTMTSITTGVKSHMGAIGVGSGSRSDCADSLGKGLLSWLQLADSAGMATGIVTTTRITHATPAATYAHSPERNWENDTDLPEAARAAGCQDIAQQLLSTARYGRGPQVVLGGGRSQFQTVQERDPEYDDKVGLRLDGRDLVAEWKQAHPQGAYVWNQQQLQAAAGAPALLGLFEPDHMQFDHDRNRSPQGEPSLTEMTRTAIQSLSRDPNGFVLMVEGGRIDHANHAGNAYRALDETVSLSDAVRTAVQTAPPDTLIIVTADHSHTLNFVGYPVRGNPILGKVRGTGGEEGDRTQLATDMAGQPYTTLSYANGPGYTGASNAQPAGSKKFPHEPSSSEPAAGRPDLTHVDTEAPGYMQEALVPTKSETHGGEDVGIWATGPGSAAFRGTLEENVIYHVIVQATPRLRERLCKAGTCDAAGVPVQLPEPAAFEAADRR
- a CDS encoding dicarboxylate/amino acid:cation symporter, whose product is MRLVAAWLRIPFWQRVVAGFVLGALAGWAMGPAAEVWFGPLGDLYVTLIKMIAVPLVFFAVINAISSLHGQKSVAALGGRTFVWFVITAALAVGVGLAVGTLLQPGAGHFNLSVDSGWKPRDVPSPIKVLLDVVPSNPFYALTGIGTKTNAAGETVLAAGRGSILPVIFFAALLGFAMVKLGERVAEARKLTAQMSEIMIQVTRFVLEMTPLGTFGLIAGLVGSYGFQKLLPFGSFVLALYLACAIHIVVVYSSLLLVHGLNPWKFFRGAAPGMQVAFVSSSSFAAMPVAMRSITHNLGVSKDYAAFAVPLGASIKMDGCGAIFPALCAVFIAQYTGVPLTANQYFVVLIASVLGSFGTAGVPGTAVIMATVVLSAANLPLEVIGYLYAIDRVLDMMRTMTNVTGQMLVPVLVAKETGLLDKTVYDAASTNVGLEDPPADSAKPLR
- the pmbA gene encoding metalloprotease PmbA, with translation MNALSSETRVTDDSLQRLDALTDISQRLLERARAAGATQAEVSCSEERGLDVNVRLGEVETVESTRDRGIAVTVYFGKRKGSASTADLQEASLEATVAQACAIARYTEDDAAAGLADPELMAHTFPELDSWHPWALDADTAVDLALACETAGRDADARISNSDGASASTGLSLSVYANSHGFVGRERGTHHSISCALIAGQGDGMQRDGWYSSALAREDLEAPDAIGRHAAERAVARLAPRSLPTGQLPVLFAPEVARSLVGHLLGAVSGGALYRRASFLLDSVGTKLFPDWFNIEELPHLRRGLRSAAFDGEGVATRRSALITDGVLQRYVLGSYSARKLGLQTTANAGGVHNLQVSANAGDLASMIAGMSSGLLVTELMGNGVNPVTGDYSRGAGGFWIENGAIAYPVDGLTIAGNLREMFAGIEAVGSDVDPRSHVKIGSVLVNRMTVAGDS
- a CDS encoding polyprenyl synthetase family protein, translating into MSSSVFDHWIARTERSLDACLPIATRPPQRLHAAMRHAVLGGGKRMRPLLVYASGALFGAAEDLLDTPAVAVELIHAYSLVHDDLPAMDDDALRRGQPTVHIAFDEATAILAGDALQARAFELLAMAPVDAALRVGWLQSLATAAGAAGMCGGQALDIDATGQVQSLHALQRMHALKTGALIRAAVRMGALGGAAAPADQQRLDDFAEALGLAFQVRDDILDVESSSAQLGKTAGKDAAQSKSTYPALLGMDGAKSKLAELATRMHDILQPYGQPGETLATLGRFAVDRVH
- a CDS encoding M35 family metallo-endopeptidase; translated protein: MKNVFLASFAAGTLAVVGVLGSAQAQSLRGPVPLTIELSPVADQAGRHQGKIAVTVTNNGSKIARVPTYQLPLKSLDNGILEVSRDGAPVKYTGRLVKRGLPKAADFTILQPGQSVKGEVDLAGAYDLSTSGNYTIQVRSALQYASLSDGSLMKAANGEPAVATSTPLTVWLDGVNRGVQRQLAIGPTAVVNGINYLNCSTTRTNQAASAVTAARNYSQNARNYLNAGSTGARYTTWFGAYNASRYSRVSSNFVNIDNALDQNNGQLTINCSCEADLADAFAYVYPNQPYEIHVCNAFWSASTTGTDSKAGTLVHETSHFTVVAGTQDRVYGQSGARSLAQSNPAQAITNADSHEYFAENTPAQN
- a CDS encoding class I SAM-dependent methyltransferase, yielding MTVGFAVLRERLAQLSELETVDGVFVQRSLAADPFEDRYLQVRRQEGRMYTDTQVRSLPHPGGALGASLEWQVRALSSALLVQHLHTRAGEGAILELGCGNGWLSHLLAQALQRDVCGIDVNRTELAQAARVFGHEQRLSFVAADIHTLALPRDVFDVIVVPACIQYFQDPAALVCHLLAQLRDDGELHILDSPLYADRQRAADSAARSLRYFTGLGVPALAEQYHQHTYAIFDPFQVRWLFDPRRPAARLGRVLRRRQPHFPWLCLRKQDNPGR
- a CDS encoding DUF4870 domain-containing protein — its product is MSEFDTHAAPPPPIGTSTPSEERTLALAAHLLGIVTYFVGALVIWLISKDANPSKPFATDQAKEALNFQITVTLAMIVAVILAMVSFGILFFLPTLVLIGSLVFCILAAVKANNGEHYRYPFALRLIK
- the tilS gene encoding tRNA lysidine(34) synthetase TilS, whose amino-acid sequence is MTAAPLLPATPPGPVLVAYSGGMDSTVLLHALAAAQAYRDHGLRAVHVHHGLHADADAWAAHCRQTCEALGVPLRTVHVQVARDSGLGLEAAARQARHAAFADVLASGQWLALAHHRDDQAETFLLRALRASGPDGLAAMRVQRPFAAGTLWRPLLAHARDQLQTYAYAHRLQWIDDPSNADPRYDRNFLRTHILPLLQHRWPQASEALARSAQLSADAGDLLLHHDLALLPALLTRRGALDLQLLAAQPSARQPRLLRAWVNAAHAPPLPAQGVAALLREIDMPASDRQACFAWQQVQVRRWRQCLYLLRTTAAWPAAWSAHWDGARPLQLPDGATLALHAPQQLHFAHPLLVRARHGGERIVLPQRSHSHRLKHLLQASDLPPWERDRLPILWDGAQVLAAGDRIVSAPLHAWLQANHASLHWQASSPAN
- a CDS encoding exodeoxyribonuclease VII small subunit produces the protein MAKKSLNETSPVARFEQSLEELEQLVQKMEVGDLSLEQSLSAYERGIGLYRDCQQALEHAELRVRMLTDPARPELAEPFEPPAQDGG